A stretch of the Comamonas testosteroni TK102 genome encodes the following:
- the proC gene encoding pyrroline-5-carboxylate reductase produces the protein MSQTDHSTSVFPPIAFIGGGNMASAIIGGLIRQGVPASSITVVEPFEATRAAIKTSFGIDALPAATEALQSAQLVVWAVKPQSFKEAAAPVAAHTRNALHLSVAAGITTDSIAAWTGTRRIVRAMPNTPALVGKGMTGLFARPEVDAQGKALIETVIGSTGELSWVDQEAHLDAVTAISGSGPAYVFLFLEAMTQAGVDMGLSAEQSYKLAVATFAGGSELAARSSESAEVLRQRVTSKGGTTYAAITHMQEQKLPEHFIEAMRKAQIRAQELAAEFGK, from the coding sequence ATGAGCCAGACCGACCACTCGACCTCCGTCTTCCCTCCCATCGCCTTTATCGGCGGCGGCAATATGGCCAGCGCCATCATCGGCGGCCTGATCCGCCAGGGCGTTCCGGCCAGCAGCATCACCGTGGTCGAGCCTTTTGAAGCCACGCGTGCTGCGATCAAGACCAGCTTCGGCATCGACGCCCTGCCCGCCGCCACCGAGGCCCTGCAAAGCGCCCAGCTGGTGGTCTGGGCCGTCAAGCCCCAGAGCTTCAAGGAGGCGGCCGCTCCCGTTGCCGCCCACACCCGCAACGCCCTGCACCTGAGCGTAGCTGCCGGCATCACCACCGACAGCATTGCGGCCTGGACCGGCACCCGCCGCATCGTGCGCGCCATGCCCAATACCCCGGCCCTGGTCGGCAAGGGGATGACGGGCCTGTTCGCCCGCCCCGAGGTCGATGCCCAGGGCAAGGCCCTGATCGAGACCGTGATCGGCAGCACCGGCGAACTCAGCTGGGTGGACCAGGAAGCGCATCTGGATGCCGTGACGGCCATCTCCGGCTCCGGCCCGGCCTATGTATTCCTGTTCCTCGAAGCCATGACCCAGGCCGGCGTCGACATGGGCCTCAGCGCCGAGCAAAGCTACAAGCTGGCCGTGGCCACGTTTGCGGGTGGATCGGAACTGGCGGCACGCTCCAGCGAGAGCGCCGAAGTGCTGCGCCAGCGCGTGACCAGCAAAGGCGGCACCACCTATGCAGCTATCACGCATATGCAGGAGCAGAAGCTGCCCGAGCATTTCATCGAAGCCATGCGCAAGGCCCAGATCCGCGCACAGGAACTGGCCGCCGAGTTCGGCAAATAA